The following are encoded together in the Acidovorax sp. KKS102 genome:
- a CDS encoding MFS transporter encodes MPHPSPATTAAASAAAPASLIDSRQAAWRLLTTLGLVVLGNSSMYVVSVVLPAVQAEFGVGRADASLPYTLMMVCLGLGGIWTGRMADRHGLMPVLCVGAVAVCGGFVWAGLSGSIWGFGLAHGLMGLIGSSATFAPLMADTALWWNKRRGIAVAICASGNYIAGALWPPIVQHGIELIGWRHTYVLLGLVCGVGMLLLALRMRQRAPMVQMDAVPAPAAPAASTQGASAGVAPAALSLDRSRPFGLRPLHAQLLLCVAGVACCVAMAMPQVHIVAYCTDLGFGAARGAEMLSLMLACGIVSRLVSGVICDRIGGVRTLLLGSALQGVGLALFLPFDGLVPLYVISAMFGLFQGGIVPAYAIIIREYFAPQEAGARVGAVIMATLIGMALGGWMSGWIFDLTGSYRAAFLNGMAWNLLNLSIVGWLFWHVRQQRSVTVRPQHSAG; translated from the coding sequence ATGCCCCACCCCTCCCCAGCCACAACCGCCGCCGCTAGCGCAGCGGCACCTGCTTCCCTCATCGACTCCCGCCAGGCCGCGTGGCGCCTGCTGACCACGCTGGGCCTGGTGGTGCTGGGCAACAGCAGTATGTATGTGGTGTCGGTGGTGCTGCCCGCCGTGCAGGCTGAGTTTGGCGTGGGCCGTGCCGATGCGTCGCTGCCCTACACGCTGATGATGGTGTGCCTGGGGCTGGGCGGCATCTGGACGGGGCGCATGGCCGACCGGCATGGGCTGATGCCGGTGCTGTGCGTGGGCGCGGTGGCCGTGTGTGGCGGGTTTGTGTGGGCTGGGCTGTCGGGCAGCATCTGGGGGTTTGGGCTGGCGCACGGACTGATGGGGCTGATTGGCAGCTCGGCCACATTTGCGCCGCTGATGGCCGACACCGCGCTGTGGTGGAACAAGCGGCGCGGCATTGCGGTGGCGATCTGCGCCAGCGGCAACTACATTGCGGGCGCGCTGTGGCCGCCCATCGTGCAGCACGGCATCGAGCTGATCGGCTGGCGCCACACCTATGTGCTGCTGGGCCTGGTGTGTGGCGTGGGCATGCTGCTGCTGGCACTGCGCATGCGCCAGCGCGCACCCATGGTGCAGATGGATGCAGTCCCTGCACCGGCTGCACCCGCTGCATCGACGCAGGGTGCGTCAGCCGGTGTGGCGCCTGCAGCGCTGTCGCTCGACCGCAGCCGCCCGTTTGGCCTGCGTCCATTGCATGCGCAGCTGCTGCTGTGTGTGGCGGGTGTGGCCTGCTGCGTGGCCATGGCGATGCCGCAGGTGCACATCGTGGCGTATTGCACCGACCTGGGTTTTGGTGCGGCGCGCGGGGCCGAGATGCTGTCGCTGATGCTGGCGTGCGGCATCGTCAGCCGCCTGGTGTCGGGCGTGATCTGCGACCGCATTGGCGGCGTGCGCACGCTGCTGCTGGGCTCGGCGTTGCAGGGCGTGGGGCTGGCGCTGTTTTTGCCATTTGACGGGCTGGTGCCGCTGTATGTCATCTCGGCCATGTTCGGGCTGTTCCAAGGCGGCATCGTGCCCGCCTACGCCATCATCATCCGCGAGTATTTCGCGCCGCAAGAGGCGGGCGCGCGGGTGGGCGCGGTGATCATGGCCACGCTGATCGGCATGGCGCTGGGGGGCTGGATGTCGGGCTGGATCTTTGACCTGACGGGCAGCTACCGCGCGGCATTTTTGAACGGCATGGCGTGGAACCTGCTGAACCTGTCGATCGTGGGCTGGCTGTTCTGGCACGTGCGCCAACAGCGCTCTGTGACAGTGCGGCCGCAGCACAGCGCGGGGTAA
- a CDS encoding flavin reductase family protein: MLPTASPPHFTPVPLDKAYRLLNHGPVVLVSATHAGQHNVMAASWACALDFAPPKVTVVLDKATRTRELVEASGFFALQLPTVPLAALTVALGTDTAKTTPDKLQRHGVAFFEAPGQPAQTTPPLVQGCAAWLLCRVVPEPHNQQAYDLFISEVVAAWADDRVFRNGHWEFDTAPDDLRTLHYVAGGQFYATGKSVRV, encoded by the coding sequence ATGCTGCCCACTGCCTCCCCGCCCCACTTCACCCCGGTGCCCCTCGACAAGGCCTACCGCCTGCTCAACCACGGCCCCGTCGTGCTGGTGTCGGCCACCCATGCAGGCCAGCACAACGTCATGGCCGCATCGTGGGCCTGCGCACTGGACTTTGCGCCGCCCAAGGTCACCGTGGTGCTCGACAAGGCGACGCGCACGCGCGAGCTGGTGGAGGCCAGCGGCTTCTTTGCACTGCAGCTGCCCACCGTGCCCCTGGCAGCGCTGACCGTTGCCCTGGGCACCGACACCGCCAAGACCACGCCCGACAAGCTGCAGCGCCATGGCGTGGCGTTTTTTGAAGCCCCCGGTCAACCTGCGCAGACCACACCCCCGCTGGTGCAAGGCTGCGCCGCCTGGCTGCTGTGCCGCGTGGTCCCCGAGCCCCACAACCAGCAGGCCTACGACCTCTTCATCAGCGAAGTGGTGGCCGCCTGGGCCGACGACCGTGTGTTCCGTAACGGGCACTGGGAGTTCGACACCGCGCCGGATGACTTGCGCACGTTGCACTACGTGGCGGGTGGGCAGTTTTATGCGACGGGGAAGTCGGTGCGGGTGTGA
- a CDS encoding VOC family protein yields MFSHVMVGVNDLERSKKFYDALLGTLGVPPGVANKNRYFYRGPTGTFGITTPINGEPATFANGGTIGFAMQSPEQADAFHAAGVANGGVTCEDPPGWREGPGGKLYLAYLRDPDGNKICALHRPAKA; encoded by the coding sequence ATGTTCAGTCATGTGATGGTCGGTGTGAACGACCTGGAGCGGTCCAAGAAGTTTTATGACGCGCTGCTGGGCACGCTGGGTGTACCGCCCGGGGTGGCCAACAAGAACCGCTACTTCTATCGCGGCCCCACCGGTACCTTCGGCATCACCACCCCCATCAACGGCGAGCCCGCCACCTTTGCCAACGGCGGCACCATCGGTTTTGCCATGCAGTCGCCCGAGCAGGCCGACGCCTTTCATGCCGCTGGCGTGGCCAACGGCGGCGTTACCTGCGAAGACCCACCCGGCTGGCGCGAAGGCCCCGGCGGCAAGCTGTACCTGGCGTACCTGCGCGACCCGGACGGCAACAAGATCTGCGCCCTGCACCGCCCGGCCAAGGCCTGA
- a CDS encoding class I SAM-dependent methyltransferase has translation MKSASATTFDEAYYQRFYFDKKTSVVDPQHMERLGTFVCSYLKYLRVPVNRVLDVGCGIGLWRDIMAQHFPAASYQGVEFSPYLCERFGWQQGSVVDYAAREPFDFVICQGVLPYLSPPDLKAALHNLGRLSRGALYIEAVSREDYERDIIDEDITDNRVFRHRADLYRRGLQEGAIELGGGVWLSRKAEVPLFALEQAGGQ, from the coding sequence TTGAAATCCGCCAGTGCCACTACCTTCGACGAGGCCTATTACCAGCGCTTCTATTTCGACAAGAAAACCAGCGTGGTGGACCCGCAGCACATGGAGCGCCTGGGCACCTTCGTGTGCAGCTACCTCAAATACCTGCGTGTGCCGGTGAATCGCGTACTGGACGTGGGCTGCGGCATCGGGCTGTGGAGGGACATCATGGCGCAGCACTTTCCCGCCGCCAGTTACCAGGGCGTGGAGTTCAGTCCCTACCTGTGCGAGCGCTTTGGCTGGCAGCAGGGCTCGGTGGTGGACTATGCGGCAAGGGAGCCGTTCGACTTTGTGATCTGCCAGGGGGTGCTGCCCTACCTGAGCCCGCCCGACCTGAAGGCCGCCCTGCACAACCTGGGCCGCCTGAGCCGGGGCGCGCTGTACATCGAAGCTGTCTCGCGCGAGGACTACGAGCGCGACATCATCGACGAAGACATCACCGACAACCGCGTGTTCCGCCACCGAGCCGACCTCTACCGGCGCGGGCTGCAAGAGGGCGCCATCGAGCTGGGCGGCGGCGTGTGGCTCAGCCGCAAGGCGGAGGTGCCGCTGTTTGCGCTGGAGCAGGCAGGCGGCCAGTGA
- a CDS encoding tRNA-uridine aminocarboxypropyltransferase, which produces MNDSTPPAPHAVARLRAERLARSAKPFLARGGPKGERCAGCRLVPSHCICALRPKLPTRAGMCLLMADIEPLKPSNTGWLIADVVADTYAFGWARTEVHPDLLALLSDPQWQPYVVFPGEFVAPERVVTQVAMVEGKRPLFVLLDATWPEARKMFRKSPYLNHLPVLSLQPEQLSRYHLRRSTRMDHFCTSEVGALCLELAGELQAAQALEAYLDVFTHHYLQAKHQLPVAADDTTHLRLRSVLQGEAT; this is translated from the coding sequence GTGAACGACTCCACGCCCCCGGCCCCCCATGCGGTAGCCCGCCTGCGCGCCGAGCGCCTGGCCCGCAGTGCCAAGCCCTTTCTGGCCCGCGGCGGCCCCAAGGGTGAGCGCTGCGCGGGCTGCCGCCTGGTGCCCAGCCACTGCATCTGTGCGCTGCGCCCCAAGCTGCCCACCCGCGCGGGCATGTGCCTGCTGATGGCGGACATCGAGCCCCTCAAGCCCAGCAACACCGGCTGGCTGATTGCCGATGTGGTGGCCGACACCTATGCCTTTGGCTGGGCGCGCACCGAGGTGCACCCCGACCTGCTGGCACTGCTGTCCGACCCGCAATGGCAGCCGTATGTGGTGTTCCCCGGCGAGTTCGTGGCGCCCGAGCGCGTGGTCACGCAGGTGGCGATGGTCGAGGGCAAACGCCCGCTGTTCGTGCTGCTCGACGCCACCTGGCCCGAGGCGCGCAAGATGTTCCGCAAGAGCCCTTACCTCAACCACCTGCCCGTGCTGAGCCTGCAGCCCGAGCAGCTCTCGCGCTACCACCTGCGCCGGTCCACGCGCATGGACCACTTCTGCACCTCCGAGGTCGGCGCGCTGTGCCTGGAGCTGGCGGGCGAGCTGCAAGCCGCACAGGCGCTGGAGGCGTACCTGGACGTGTTCACGCACCACTATCTGCAGGCCAAGCACCAGTTGCCGGTGGCGGCGGACGATACGACGCACCTGCGGCTGCGTAGCGTTCTGCAGGGGGAGGCGACATGA
- a CDS encoding GNAT family N-acetyltransferase, producing MTQAWQIRPFCVGDEAALRKVFHASVHGLAHPFYTPAQLQAWAPADYDIQAWSERMRTNRPWVAETADGAIAGFADLQSDGTIDMFFVAPAFARQGVARALMDRLHAQASQQGLLHLKAYVSLAAEPFFTAQGFVVEERQAVERAGIVLHNARMGKSLS from the coding sequence ATGACGCAGGCATGGCAGATCCGCCCTTTTTGTGTGGGTGACGAGGCGGCCCTGCGCAAGGTGTTCCATGCTTCGGTGCACGGGTTGGCACACCCCTTTTACACGCCCGCGCAGCTGCAGGCCTGGGCACCTGCCGACTACGACATCCAGGCCTGGTCCGAGCGCATGCGCACCAACCGGCCCTGGGTCGCAGAGACTGCCGACGGTGCCATCGCGGGCTTTGCAGACCTGCAGTCGGACGGCACCATCGACATGTTTTTTGTGGCTCCTGCCTTTGCGCGCCAAGGAGTCGCCAGGGCGCTGATGGACCGCCTGCATGCCCAGGCATCACAGCAGGGGTTGCTGCACCTGAAGGCCTATGTGAGCCTAGCGGCCGAACCCTTCTTTACTGCCCAGGGTTTTGTCGTGGAAGAACGCCAGGCGGTAGAGCGCGCAGGCATCGTGCTGCACAACGCGCGCATGGGCAAGTCGCTGAGCTAG